AGAGTGAGACAGAAAACCTGTTTAGTTCCTATTCAACACAAGCTTAACCACAATAATCTCTATGCATTGCATACAGTCTATGAACATGCATTTATGCAGAGCACATGCCCCACCCATCATGTGCaccacttaaaaaaataatttgaactGGTGCAGACtatgaatgtactgtatttaactGCCATGTAAACAGTGAGTCTTCAGTGCTGTCTTTCTAGAATTATGTATTTGTCCCACACCCATAAATTACCCCCAAAATGTATGCCTCACATGAGCAGAAAGGCATGCATGACAAAAAGGCAAAACCATGCACAAATGCCAGCATGTTTCTAAATCATCAACTTGATTAAAATGTCTCATTATATGGAACAATGGTCGccacaatatgcacacaggatAAAATGACATGATCCCAGAACAAAACGCAGATGAGAGGAACGAAAAAAAAGGCACGGAAAGCAAGCTATGACCTCATGTGAGGAGCAGTCCAATCAGGATCTGCGAACGTGGGTGACCACGGCAACAGGGAAGTTCTGTCCTATTCTACCACAAACATTTTAGGATACCTATCATCCAATCCGATGGAACCAGCACCGCACAACAGGTTGAGTATCACTACCCATCTACTCCACTACACTATGTCGAGCACATCATGCCCATATAAGGAGTTTGAGCTTGGAGCGTAGTATGGGTTAGTTTGTTGTAAGTTTACCTGTAGCTGCGAGAGTATTTGTTCCCTCTGAAGCTTGGCCGCGGCTGATACTGACCCTGATGGAGCATTGAAAGGAGCTGTGAGACTTGCTATAGCAAAAACAgatgacataaataaaaataaatactgatGGAACACAACACCCGTTCACACGCACAAacgcacaaatgaaagtgttagAACACCACCCGATGACGTGAATGTTATGTTGACACAGATGGATGTAAAAATGTGATAGACATTTAGTTCTTAGGTTAACGCTAGCAAACATCTTTTACCTCCACGGGGGGCGTGGCATGTGTAAGTTCCAGGGCGAAGTTCTCAGGAATGTGATTGGAGGAAATCGTGACCAAGCTGTTCAGCGATTGCCGGCTGTGTTGGCTATGTCGGCTGCCCATGAGGGCCCGTTCGGGTCCAGGCGAGGATGTGGGTGAGCGATGGTGTGCCCGTATTGGTAGGGTCCCGTTGACGGTGGGAACCAGGGTGATGTCGCCTTTGTGTATCTGCCTTGAGGGCTTTTTCGGGTGTTGTTGATAGGTGGACTCAGCCACCCTGCAGTTGTAAGACCGAGTGTCTTTCTTTTCCCGTGAGCAGCGGAGAGCAAAGGCCACCATGATGATGAGCAAGATGGCACAGATTGCTCCAAGCGAGATGATGATGATCATGGAAATATCCAGAGGGCTCTCTGCTGTTCCGCCCCCCGTTAGATGTGGGTTCATGTTGTTCTCAATATTTTCATAAAGCGAAAGTCTCAGCAGGGCCCTTGTGCTCATAGGTTGTGCTCCGTGGTCCTCTACCTGCACGGTCAACTCCACATGGTCCACTGGAATGTCCTGCATGCTGACGTTGGTGCGAATTTCGCACGTTTTAGTGTCTATGTTGAAGTAACCTGCATCGTTGCCCCCTATGAAGGAACAGGAGAGGTCACCGTTGGCATCAGCATCACGGTCTATCGCCCTGACGACAGTCACCATGTCACCCGCCTCTGCATATTTGGAAACTGGAACGTCGGCGGTGTGGTTCCACAGCTGTGGCATCATGATGACCGGTTTGTTATCATTCTCATCCAACACGGTTAACATTACGGTCACGTTGCTGCGAAGCAGAGGACTTCCGGAATCCCGGGCTTGGACCAGAAAGGAGATCTGACTAACGTCTTCGCGATCAAAAGTACGCAATGCATAAAGGTCTCCGTTGGATGGGTCAATGGTGACGTAAGTGGAGATGGAGCTACCATGGACCATACTTTCAAGTATGGAGTAGCTCACTTGGCCATTTGGGCCCAGGTCTGGATCTGAGGCCCGGACTGAAGACAAATAAGCTCCTGGAGAGTTGTTCTCCACCTTCGAAATCTCATATCTGGTCTTTTCAAATGTTGGTGCGTTGTCGTTTTCATCCTGGACCTGCACGGTGAAGTGTTTCATGGTGGATTGACTTGGAGAGCCTTTATCTTCTGCTATAACGGTCAAGCTGTACTCTGACCTCTTCTCTCTGTCCAAAGTGACATTAGTGAGGATCATATAATTCTTCTCATACGTCTTCTGGAGTTTAAAATGACCCTGGCCGTGTAGTCGACACTCCACTTCCCCATTCAACCCAGAGTCCAGATCATCTACCCTCACCAAAGCCACAAAAGTATCTACAGGAGCAGTTTCTGATATGTAAGCTATCTCTTCATTGCCTGTGGACATCAGGTTAATACTGATATCAGGTTTGTTGTCATTTACATCAACCACTTTTATTATGACCTTACAGTGGGCAGGCATTGAGTTGGGGCCCATATCCTGAGCTTGAACATCTATGTCATACGAATTTGTGGTTTCAAAGTCCACTTTCCTTGTCAACGTTAAGTGACCGTTATCAGAATTAATTTTAAACGTCTCTAAAATTTTAGGGGAAACGTGGCTGCTAAAAGAATAAACGATTTTTCCATTTGTCCCTTCATCTGGGTCAGTGGCATTTAAATCAATGAGCAAACTGCCTAAATGTGAATTTTCAAGCAGGTTTATCACATAAGATGGCTTCTCAAACACCGGGTTGTTGTCGTTCGAGTCAGCTATGCTGATTTTAAGCAGCGTTGTTCCAAATTTGGGGGGAACGCCCCTGTCTGAGGCTGTGAGCTGGAGTTCATAGCTCGCGCGCACCTCCCTATCCAGTTCTTTAAGCACCACGAGCTCTGCATACTTCGCGCCATCGGTTCTGGTTAGAATATCAATCTTAAAGAAGTCAGACGGGGTCAGAGAGTACGTGTGTAAAGAGTTCTCCCCGACGTCGGGATCGGTGGCGCTGTCAAGCGGAATGCGCGTGCCCACAGCGGCTGTCTCTGATATCTCTATGGGAATGACGGAGCGGGCAAACTGTGGCGCATTGTCGTTAATGTCCAAAATCTCCACTTCGATGTGAAACAGCTGTAGGTGTTCCGTGGGGAGGGTGAGAACTTCAAATTCGATAGTGCAGTTGAGATTCTTCTCGCACAGTTTCTCGCGGTCTATTTTGGTTCTGATGCTGATCTCACCGTCCTGGTCGCGCACGGATAGGAGAGATGCGCTGCCGCGCTGCATGGCTCTGAATCGCAAGGGTATCGAGCTCGGAAGTTTCGATAAAACATCAGCAACATCTTCTCTAAGTCTAGTAATGACTGTACCGACCTTCTGCTCCTCGTACACTTGATATTTCAGAGTTTTAGCAGAGACATGACGTGCCAATGTCAAAAGCACAGCAAGTTTGAGAAAAGTGGCACAGAACACTGTGCCCTTGCTGTTATCCATGCTGGGTGTACAAAAATCTCTAGCAGGCACCGAAATAAACTCCCAGAATGATTGTCGCCTCTTTGTTGTGCTGTCTCAGTCCTTTGCATGCGTTGTTATCGTTTCAAAAACATATCCAGTCCAAATTCAGAGAAAAAATGTCGTCAAAAATGTTCCACCGTCTTAGAAAATGAAGATATCTGGAGTGCCGGAGATTAAACAAGCACtggcattaaaaacaaaagcacgTATCCCCCTGTCACTAAGGAGAAATCTGTTGCGCGTATCAAGAGACTGGAAGCGTAACCTCCGTCTGGAGAGCCTGTGTGCGCGTATCTGTCTCCCGCTGTCTGAAGACACTCTTTGACTGACTAACCCAAAATAGCAAAACCCCCTTTAGAGCTAGGGCTTCAGAAAACGCTTCTCCCAAATCATGCGCTACCCCTTCTCTTTGCGACTGACCATTCAACACAGAGCCACTATAGATCCCAATTAAATGAAGGGGAGAAAGGAAGTGGATAACTCCGCCCTTTAGGGTCTCCCCCCGTCCccctctctcgctttctctatctctctctctctctggagcgCGCCTCAACAAAGGATGAGAGAGCATAATTTAGAAATAGCTGAACTTTCACTCAAAATGgtcgtttttatgtttttttaaacctatacaatatacagtatattttaacaCGTAAAATGTATTCAATTAAGTTCTATTATAACACACCTTACGAAAAGTGTTACTATGTTTCAACAATAGTAATCATTGCTGCTATACTTTTAATAAAACCGTGGTTATTTTTTCTAAGCGATAAACCTCTTAGAATTCGATCATGTGTGCATCTAGGAATGATGGTTGTATGGAATATTGCGTGCCAGGTCGAAACATCAGTTTTAGGTAATGCATTATTGGAGGAGTAATCTTTACATCAGCTGTTGAATATACGCCTCAAATCTGCTTAAGTGCCTTTCTTAAATCCCCTTTGTGTCACCCGCTTTCTTTGCTTTGGGTGCGAGTGTTCTCACGCGCTTCTGACTATCTGCCATCCTCACTGGGGATTAAGCTCTGTGTCGAATCGCTTGTTGTGATGAATAAGCGAATAAAAACTTGCTCACGCGCACAAACAGCTCTTCGCACGTGAATCATATGTTTTACAAGTCTTTGGTGTGATATCTGCCAAATATTTTAACCTAACCTAACATCCATCTAAGCGCTTGGAGAACAAGAATGGGCGCAATTTGGAGCGTCACTTGGACCGGGTCGGGTGGCAACACAATGCTCTCTCAGTTTAAACTGAAGGGAAATTAGTTCAGTTTGAAAGTGTAAAAACGAGGACAATTCAATTGCTCTATCGCGCTCACGGGCAAACGGatgaataaaatacattaaatggCCTATTTCCTGACTCCGACTCAAATTCCCATGGTGATATGTTAACCCGTGGAAATGTAGCCAACCATATCAAACGTGCAGAAGTTGGGCTTGGATTAATAAAAGGTCCTTTGGCGACAGATCTGACACAAATGCTGCTCCTCTTTTCCCAAGACTGGAGTTCCATGTGCTTTAGCAAACTAAAAGGGGCCTATATGGAGACACAAGGGACTGTTTGGGAAGTGATTACGGGGAAATTTCTGCGCTACCAGAAGGCGCACGTTTGACCTCGCAGTGCTCTTTTGTGGAGTTTATTCTTTTCACGAGACACCGTGTTTGCGAAACGTCTGCATTTCAGCAAGCCAATTTTAGCAGGACGATTTTAACCAGGTTTGATACGGGCGAACGCTTTCTTTGGCTCCGGAGCCGTAATGCAATTACCTCTGCTCTAATCACATTGCCCGAACAAAGACGTCAAAGTCTTTGCAGCATTTCTGGGCTTCTGGAATGCCCGCAGTGTTGCATGAAAAATCACACACTAAAAGAAGTGTGATAAGTAAAAACAGATGCACAGCCGGCCTAATGCACTTAGACACGGTTTGgcttaaaaaaatctgacatAACCCATTTAAACTTGTGAACAATACGAAGGCTTTAATGCATTAACTAGCTCACATACAGGCAGGTGCAACTTTCTGAACCATAGTCTGTACATTATTTCGTATATATTCTATttcgtgttttttttctctgttcacGGCGTCTAAAAATGAACGCGCACAACTGATTAGGCATAGATGGCATAATGAACAAGTGAACGAGCAAAGAACAGACACAGCCTGAAAGTAACATCTGCATTTTGGGTGGCAGAACAAATTTACAACCCCATACTGAGCCACTGCGTCTCCATCTACTTGACAGAGGCGCATCCCTCGCATTTGCCATAAACTCAAGCAATGGATTGCCATTGATATTCTGTCCCTTCCCAGTCAAACAAAAGCCGCAGCAGGTGGAGCGTTGGCTTCCAAACTTCACGATCGAACTTTCCTTTTAGTGTCACCGGAATGCGCGTGAACGAACGCGCCGTGCCGTTGTAAAGGCACGCGAGCATCTGTCGCCCTGTCTCTCATTATCCCTCATTCGATTAGCGCTtttctcttcttcttctccttCTTTTCTCTTGCAAGGCGGCCGCGTCTCGCCGTCTCAATAGACCCCCGGCCACAAAGGTCGTTGACAATGCGCATTGTTATTCATACCGGCCCAAAGAGCAAACTTTGCCCTTTCCCCCTGGTCGTGACGGACTTTTACTGCTTGAATTGGAAAAGAAGCGGGATAACAAGACTCAAGAGGCTGTTTGTTCGCGTGATGCATACAGTGCGCGCTCATAAGGGCACCATATTGAGTTGCGTGTCGTGGAGAGGGCGACAAATTTATTGCGTGGGGACCAAAGACTCGTTCTTTTTACACTGGCCTACTATTGTAATTCAGTCCCTGCTATAAAACTACAAGTTAGTGTATGTACAGGCTAATTTGTGGAAATAATATGACAGCTGCACTCCAGGGACACTCTTTGCAAAGAGACTATTGCTAATACTGGCAGTGAGAGGATATGCTGACAGTGCATATAATATtcattactgtatattgtatacaTATAGGTACTTGACACATGCAGTTATTTCACTATAATATTAGTCAAAACATTCACAAAACGGTTTCTGTTTAACTTTCATTCATAATTTGGAACCAGACCTAAACAATAGGGCCACAAGAGAGAATTTTACAGGAGTTTGAATACATATTTGGTTCTTTGGATGCTGCAATATTAATACCAGAACCTTAACTGAAATGTTGCATTGCTCTTCAGGAGTTTAAAAAAATTGGACATATCCAGGGTGCACTCATTCTGTGGCCCAAGATGCTTGGACAGGCTCCAGCCCTCTCATGACCCTGCAAAGCATAAGTGAGTTTGGAAACTGAATAGAAAGGTTATATATTGATGGAcatcttaaaacatgtttaacattgcATAACATTTAGA
This sequence is a window from Triplophysa rosa linkage group LG4, Trosa_1v2, whole genome shotgun sequence. Protein-coding genes within it:
- the pcdh18a gene encoding protocadherin-18a; the encoded protein is MDNSKGTVFCATFLKLAVLLTLARHVSAKTLKYQVYEEQKVGTVITRLREDVADVLSKLPSSIPLRFRAMQRGSASLLSVRDQDGEISIRTKIDREKLCEKNLNCTIEFEVLTLPTEHLQLFHIEVEILDINDNAPQFARSVIPIEISETAAVGTRIPLDSATDPDVGENSLHTYSLTPSDFFKIDILTRTDGAKYAELVVLKELDREVRASYELQLTASDRGVPPKFGTTLLKISIADSNDNNPVFEKPSYVINLLENSHLGSLLIDLNATDPDEGTNGKIVYSFSSHVSPKILETFKINSDNGHLTLTRKVDFETTNSYDIDVQAQDMGPNSMPAHCKVIIKVVDVNDNKPDISINLMSTGNEEIAYISETAPVDTFVALVRVDDLDSGLNGEVECRLHGQGHFKLQKTYEKNYMILTNVTLDREKRSEYSLTVIAEDKGSPSQSTMKHFTVQVQDENDNAPTFEKTRYEISKVENNSPGAYLSSVRASDPDLGPNGQVSYSILESMVHGSSISTYVTIDPSNGDLYALRTFDREDVSQISFLVQARDSGSPLLRSNVTVMLTVLDENDNKPVIMMPQLWNHTADVPVSKYAEAGDMVTVVRAIDRDADANGDLSCSFIGGNDAGYFNIDTKTCEIRTNVSMQDIPVDHVELTVQVEDHGAQPMSTRALLRLSLYENIENNMNPHLTGGGTAESPLDISMIIIISLGAICAILLIIMVAFALRCSREKKDTRSYNCRVAESTYQQHPKKPSRQIHKGDITLVPTVNGTLPIRAHHRSPTSSPGPERALMGSRHSQHSRQSLNSLVTISSNHIPENFALELTHATPPVEQVSQLLSMLHQGQYQPRPSFRGNKYSRSYRYALQDMDKFSLKDSGRGDSDAGDSDCEMGRDSPIDRLLGDGFGDLFHSDGHHRLHPVMKLCTEECRVLGHSDQCWMPSQASSDYRVNMYIPGEESRPQVLEDDQESIDSAKKSFSTFGKDHEEECGGSLLSEMNNVFQRLLPPSYTEVRDADECTALPSSSAAIEIRKGFLLGKAPGSSAGTAYPQGVAVWAANTHFQNPGGAVTSGHGSTNHAASQAHLKWLPAMEEIPEN